A single genomic interval of Physeter macrocephalus isolate SW-GA chromosome 5, ASM283717v5, whole genome shotgun sequence harbors:
- the PKD1L1 gene encoding polycystin-1-like protein 1 produces MVLRPRALGGKCYLVGNLVTKQLKVPPESLCELPPGPSSYPGILLPFSELVEDSFPTCGPKDGGPETPSVIDPEIQRVAAGGPRGSQEESSAWAAQALTGPRASGWIDNSTRAVSVHFTLYSPPAQLFSSVSLSAEMLPTGGLTPSSLLESVTVFCSDSAPASRDRKKQFTSIFVHLVCLCCLPQWVFLVLNLTHLCFQFYGMIGILLSKSCRYHSEPFLPREPIW; encoded by the exons ATGGTGCTCCGG CCCAGAGCTCTTGGAGGAAAGTGCTACCTCGTAGGCAATTTGGTCACTAAACAGCTAAAAGTTCCTCCTGAGAGTTTATGTGAG CTCCCTCCTGGACCCTCTTCCTATCCTGGCATTCTGCT CCCATTTTCAGAGCTGGTGGAAGACTCTTTCCCTACATGTGGCCCCAAAGATGGAGGCCCTGAAACCCCCTCTGTGATAGACCCAGAGATCCAAAGAGTGGCCGCAGGTGGCCCCAGGGGCTCCCAGGAGGAGAGCTCGGCCTGGGCAGCACAAG CCCTGACCGGCCCCAGGGCCAGTGGTTGGATTGACAACAGCACCAGGGCTGTGTCCGTGCACTTTACCCTGTACAGCCCTCCAGCCCAGCTCTTCTCAAGCGTGTCCCTGAGCGCTGAGATGCTCCCCACTGGGGGTCTCACCCCCTCGTCCCTGCTGGAGTCAGTCACCGTCTTCTGCAGTGACTCAGCCCCTGCTTCCAGAG ACCGTAAGAAACAATTTACCAGCATTTTTGTTCACCTGGTTTGTTTGTGTTGCCTCCCCCAGTGGGTCTTCCTGGTGCTCAACCTGACTCACCTCTGTTTCCAGTTCTATGGCATGATCGGGATTTTGCTCTCTAAGTCATGCAGGTATCACAGCGAGCCCTTCCTTCCTCGGGAGCCCATCTGGTAG